Part of the Lytechinus variegatus isolate NC3 chromosome 16, Lvar_3.0, whole genome shotgun sequence genome, GATAGCTTGCATGGCCAGCCCCTTATGTTCCTGACGGCATGGGCAGGGCCATAGGCGGcggtccccccccaaaaaaaaaagaaaaaaaattgaggtggggggacaattcccccctaaatttatagttgataacctttttttttttttttgcttgtcaattttgtttcttgcGTCTCCTCCTAAATTCGGGTGGACCCCCCTTaaaaatgtctcttgtcccccctaaaatttaggttgatgacctttttttttcttgtcaattttttttacatgtattcatcacaaaatttcaggtagacccctCCTAAATTCTAAATTTTGTGGGCTTGCGCCGGCCGCCAATGGGCAGGGCATAGGCCTACAAGACGGTTCAGCTTTGATTATTGTGGATATAATTCTTGATGatttatataataaatataagaAGATTGACACTATATGCTATAGGCCCATACGGTGAATAAGATAAATCTTGTACTTGTAGGCATACAAATCCCTTTTTTCCCCATATCCGGGGACTATATTATTTCCAAgcaatttacatttttaatcTATAAGACTGGGATCAAATCGAAGTAATTTAAACCTAAAAATTCGCTGTCTTGAAGGGTGCCTCAATGATTAAAAGTGATAAGCCTTGGTATATTTTTTGGTTCATACATAGTACAGCGTGAATTGTTCCACATGGATGAAAACCATTATTCGGTGACCATTACAAAATCGGAAAGTTGTCCGTGATTTGAATTATGAAACgtagtattattttcaaaatggggAACCCCGACCACCCCTCCCCTTTAGCGTTCCCCCGCCCCCCTCTTTTACGAAAAGGGCTTATCCCTTATCCCCTAGGCCCTGCACGCGAACCAACATTGACCCCCCAAGAGTTTACAGACGCTTTATCCACCTCGCCCGCCATACACAGACCATCATATCCATATCACACACAGTGTATGCATTCAGTACATTTCCGCTTTTGCACCCGATCGAAACAAGTCGTCCAAAATCTAGTTCGGCCTTTTCtaactcacaaaaattgcttgTAGTTTCGGTATAATACAGATATCGCGTTCTAAATTCCCGGGTCTAAATTACTCTAATCAgtttaaaatatcaatgataattcGATCGGCGTCATacttgatatatatttatagaaataTTTCTTTAGTTCTTTGAgtttttttgtcatttaaagAATAGAATCAATTTTGATTAGATGGCAGTTTTTAGAGAGCGAAAATTAATCGCGAGTTACCGTGGGGGCGAACTGTGTGAGCGGAAAAAAATTGCGGATTTGCAATTTGCGTACGTTTATTATTCAGCTTCAAAAATGGCCAAAAGGTGACCCATGTTCTTGCATTTTTAAGAACTTTTACGTGAAAGTATCGTTTATAAACTGTAAATTCGGAATCAGAAGATATCATGCCTCGTTCAAGAAGCAGGAGCTCATCAACAGAGCGAAAATCTAGCAAGAAAAGGCGATCTCACACTCGTTCAAGATCCAGATCGAGATCGCGGTCAAAATCGAAGGCGCGGGAGATCAAAAAAGACAAACATGACAGACATGAAAGAAAGGACTCAGACAGATCGACAAAGGACAGAGAGCGGTCGGAGAGACACAAGAGTAGCAAATCATCTCGTCGTTCAAGATCAAGATCTCGGGAAAGGAGGAGACGGGAAAGATCAAAATCAAAACGGAAAACGCCAAGTcctgaaattgatattttcgGCAGGGATTTGAGCAAGCGAAATGCTCACGAAGAAGTGCAGAGGagacaagaagaagaaaggagggTGGAACTGGAAAGACAGAGAAGAATGTGAGGATAAGTTGGGCTTTGATTTTACTTTGGAGTTTGGATGTGAAGTTCACATTTTTCCCCGCAAAATTCGCAAGGACTTTTTTATAGGTTTCTCATGTCCGTTATGTTAGTTACGGCGTTACTTAGGAACTTAGGGTAGGCCTACTTAGTCTTAGCCTTAGGCTTAGGCCTAGTTAGAACTTAGAAGTTAGAACTTGGACCTCGGCTCGACGTAAACTTGCTGGGCGTCACTGTCGGCTAACCGTTGGTGCAAAGATTATCTTTTATGTTTTGGAgcgaaaaaattgaaatttttgacTGAAATTGCAAAGTCTGCAACAAAATCGCAACCCGCAAATTTCAACCGTAACattcaaatgaaatagaatCGAAGCAATTGTTgcgccaccaaaaaaaaaattaaatctgtGACTGTGCCGGGaatagccaggaggcttctagagagtaaaaatcatttactgacgtaggcttactctcaatgaagccaggtcTTCTCATTCACCTACACGAAGGacgccaaaacctgaaactttcacccctgagatttctattttccttctaaaagatcaagccctaaatcatgtacatgggataaagcttcatttctgacatttctacgctctcgttgttatttttgaacaagaattcatcaaaaaaatgagaaaaatattgtaaaaagacGGACGAGACGTCGAGTCGAGACTTGCCcaatgtttacgccgccatctagTTTCTTATTGTTCTTCACCAACGTTACAGATGCGTGCGTCGCGTAACGTAACGCTGGCggagaacaataggaaacaaggTGACgacgtaaacatcgggcaagtctcttccgtcttttcacaatattttttcaattttttgatgaattcttgttaaaaaataacgagagcgtagaaatgtcagaaatgaagttttatcccatgtacatgattaagggctagatcttttagaaggaaagggGGTCAGGTTTTGGCGTCCTTCGTGTAGGtgaatgagaaggaagacctggcttcattgagagtaagcCTACGTCAGTAAAGGATTTTTACTCTCttgaagcctcctggctagcgGGGAAGACAAAGTGATTGAGTAAAGAGTCTAGGAAAAGTTGTCCAAGACTACTAATAAATAGTTGTCCAGTTTGACTGTATTTTCAAACTGATAAGTGAATGATATTGAGACATGTGTTTGTGATTGAAATCTGGGGAAAGTTTGTCAGAATATATCTGGTTGAAAACTTGAAttgtcagatgaaaaaaaataagacaatgATGCAGGATAAGATGTAAGGAAGGCCTGcatcattgtattttttcatctgacaatttgattatgattttatgataacatataacatgtaaaaaaaaattaaggaagGCCTACCTGTAAATTGTAGACTCCCCTTATCTGTACACTGAAATACTGGAACATGGCTTTTTAAATGGATTGTTCTTTGTGGATTGTGTATGTAGCACATTGGAATGATGACTACATGTAAGTTCAAGTGCTTTGgcagatacatgtattatcatctCTGCGATCAGATCAAGATTTTCCTGCATACAATGTAATGCATGatctccactccctggagaGTATTCCTAGTTCTGAGGCAACTACATTACAAGTATTCAGGCAGACGATGATGAGTGATCTTTACTGTTCATAACTTCATATCCTTTTTGGGTGTTTTGTTTTTACAGACGCCAGCAGGAAATGGAAGCCAAGCTGATAGAGGAAGAGGTGACTCGGAGAGTGGAGGAGATGGTGGCCCAGAGGGTGGAGGAGGAATTGGAGAAGAGGAAAGATGACATAGAAGAGGAAGTGAGAAGGAGGGTGGAGGAAGCTAAGAAGATCATGGAGAAGGAGATGATGGAGGAGATGGAGAAACAGAGGGAAGCTGAATTGGCAGCACAGAAAGCTAAAGAGGTCAGTTGAAAATCTTTAAAGGCAATACAACCAGAACCACAAAGATAATATCTTGTGTCCTGACCCCCACAAACAGTTCCTCGTTCCTTACACACAAATACAGTACTTGAATGTTTATCATAGCCTTTCGATATTAACtcttgatgatggtgattaacAATTCTtttacaggggccgcagaagcaggggggggggtctgaaaTTTCCCCAAACCTTGTACAAAAACGTACAAATTACCAtgttattgtgattttttgcattgtCAGCCCCTCCCCACTTtaggctcagccccccccccccccactttgaaaaccattctgTGGCCCCTGACTTTTATAGGGCATATAACACAAAGAAATAATGTTATATTTCACCTGATGTAATAAATCCTGCTGATGTTCACGAAATACAGATAAAGTATCATTGCTTATTCATTACATCTAGATTATGAAGCCAGTTTAGATGAATATTACAGTGTATGTGTACTTCTTTCTCCTTGTTGAACCTGTTGTAGGAGGAAGAATTGGAAAAACGAGAGGCCCTCGAAAAGATCATGCATGAAAATCAGCGCAAGATTGAGGAAGCTCAAAGAAAATTGGTGAGTTGTCGATGTCTAGTCGCTGTGGGAGGTTGAGAAAAAGACCCAAAacagcaaagaaaaaaaaaaaaaatcttgataaaGTTTTTTTGAAAAGACTGGAAAGAGAAATAAGTTTATGCAGACTGGACGAGGAAGAAATTGAGGGGAGGGTAGATAAATATGAAGAAAGgaacttaattttattttctcctgACGACCCAAACCTTCTCATCCTCCCCACAAGTTAACATGTTTGATTTTCCCTCCacaggttttttttctctctatttttttttgcatctacACAATTTCTTTACATTGCATCATGTAATTTAATTTTGTTGCTTGTTTTTCCCCCTATGTAGGATAACATTCATCTATATCTGtatgatattttatatttcctGCTTTTCTTTGACAAATCATTTAAATCCATCCTAGTATTAtccaatatattttt contains:
- the LOC121430031 gene encoding arginine and glutamate-rich protein 1-like, which produces MPRSRSRSSSTERKSSKKRRSHTRSRSRSRSRSKSKAREIKKDKHDRHERKDSDRSTKDRERSERHKSSKSSRRSRSRSRERRRRERSKSKRKTPSPEIDIFGRDLSKRNAHEEVQRRQEEERRVELERQRRIRQQEMEAKLIEEEVTRRVEEMVAQRVEEELEKRKDDIEEEVRRRVEEAKKIMEKEMMEEMEKQREAELAAQKAKEEEELEKREALEKIMHENQRKIEEAQRKLAEERLEMVERQRKMDEERQAFEREQKRRHKAEQELILNKKSSRPKLSFGFKKTDPTT